ATGGCGATGGCCGTCTCGTATGTTCGTTTCCGCGTGGTCAGCGTCGAAGTGATCAGGGGCGTGGCCGGCGGGGAGGTAGCTGCCTGTGATGTGttaattgtgttgttggtgttggcgagTATCGATGAGGTGGCCATCGCAGCGAATGTTTTGGAGCGGCAGTTTTAACGATTTCCCTTAAAACACTTGTGGGTGGATCGGAGGAGGCGTTCACTGTTGACTGCCGTGTTCGTGGAGGAGGAGATTCACGTGCGTCCAACTGCAAAAATAAGGGGAATAACGGTTAGAATGCCATTCAGGTAATTTGTTCTGCTGGCAAAACAACACGTGACGTCGCATTTCTCCCGTTGCTGCGCAATTGCAGCGGTAGCGGCACCGTGGCACCATGGCCgaatcaatttatttttaattgccaaACCGAATGATTCGATTCGCCACGCGCACATCGAACCACTGAAATTCCtcagaaatcagcagcaacagaaataaATCACAACTAAAGAAAGAACAACTACAAACGCATTATTGGCACGTACATTCAACCAGGCAGGGCAAAGAAGAAACGgcaactaaaactaaaacaacGGCACTGTGAAAGCGCAGCAGCCGCTTGGCTTGGGTGGGCgatagggagagggagatggaacTAGTTCCACCATTAGCGCATTAGCTGCACTTCattgttgccactgctgcaATCTCCCGTTTTAcataaacaaaacgaaacggagAGATTCGAATGTGAGTCAGAGAAGGCAGCTACGATGACCCAATCGGGGTGCCTggactctctctcgctcccatTCAGTCAGCTGTTCGCTGCGTGCTCCAAATTAATTTCGGCCATGCCATGGCATGTTCAACAGGAGGTAAGGCTGTTGTGCTAGTTTTGTTTGTCACCATCTCTTACCATctcccacacaaacacatacttATGCGAATGTAAACTTTTTTCGATGCCACCCCCTCGCACTGTCTTACCTTCTTATTAATGTACCTTGAAGCAGTCAAACGATTTCTCATACCCATGTTTATTCAACATAagagacatatgtatgtatgtacatacacatgcacacatttATCTATTGCCGCTTACGTCTGAATATTTCTTTGGCATTGAGGTGATCCTATTACGTCAGAGATGTTTGAGGTGCAGGTACGGTATCCACCCGTGTAGTATTCCTTTCTTATCTGGAAATCAACAGGCCATTTGATGATAAGCACAAAATCCAACCGAGACCCAAATGGCTGTTTCTTGGAATCGTACTTTTGCCCGCTCAAGGTCTGACTTAGCTCTGATTCACCTGGAACCGGCTTCGCGACAGTTCAAGTTCAACTCTTGGCTTTGGACCAAGAGaacaagaaagagagagcgagagagatctGTGCTCTGATGTAAGCTGTATTTTAAACATCGAAAAATACGTGCATGTACAAACATGTTAATTCTGTTGCCaggcaaaaggaaaagtgTGGGGCAAGCAATCTTCAGCTACGATCAACGTCACAAGGCGGAGAGTCGTACGATCGATCCACTTGTCGGCAGAGCAGAGGATGACGGTGCGCCGTATGTAAGTAAAATGAATCAAACGTAAACAAACGCACAAGAGAGAAAGCGATGAGTGTGCGTACTTATATgagtgggtggatggatgTGTTAGACCAGTAAAAACGATTTGCCAATTGACAGGCGGTATGCACTAAAGTAAGCGACAGATAAGATTGTTACTGTTGTTCTTAACTTATCTGGAAACGGGACTTCCGCTGCACTCGCAACGGGGGAGTAACAAATGGGTCCGATAGGAACACGATAAATGGAATTTGGCGGAAGCCGTCCATGTGTGTCTATAGACACATGCTATTTGATAAGAATCGTAGGACACTCACCAACACCACccagccccccccctcccaaacCAATAATCGTTCAGCCGGATCTGGCAAGTGAGGCAAAATTCGAGGGAAACCAAAGTTCATTATCATCACGCGCTCTCCAGCCAGGTCTCAGGTTAAGCCTCCCTTTCCCCTCACACATGTGGCATACTAACAGGCCAAAGAACTCTGCAGAATCTCAGAGAACGGCGAAACAAAAATGGTTAGTTGGCATTTTGTTGGAGTTTGCCTTTTGCCAGCTCGTTCGcgttggccaaaaaaaaaggttgaAAGTACAGTTCCAGCAAGTTGAACCtaccctcctcctccaactGCTGCTCCGTTCCGATCTCTACGCTCTTCGAGTGTTTTTCCCCCATTGATGATAAGCCCCCACTCTCTGTACTATGTATACAATGAATATGACTTGTATTAATATATTTGCATTGATAACCTTCGGCTGGGTGGTGGGCACTTATTATCAATGATGAGTATGTACTCCAAAAAAGATTGCTTGACGTCAACTGTGATTTGGATGCTGTTCGAAGTACGTGAGAATATGGGGGAAATGTCCACAGGAAATGGGAACGCTAAATATGCACGTATGTCCAAAATCCCAACTATACTTTCAGAAATTATATTTCATACCGGTGTTCTCCACATGTCCATAGATAATCTTAtcaaacattttaattgcacAATGCTCTCTTCACACTTTGATTCAGaaagcacacatacacatgctgTCTCTCTTTCGCACACACATTCCCTCTCTCACGTAAAAGCTTCTCCTACGCATGATATACAAATTTCATTGAGTAGAGCTGAAACAGCTGACTGATTGTGCGTGTGATCACCCTCAATCGCTCTTTCTTTCCTTCCTTCTCTCTGTTATGTTTCACACAGGCACCCGCGACATAGTGGTGTACCCCCACGGTGAAATATAATCGTCGCTTGGGAAAGTAGAGCGCAGCACATTGTTTGACAGCCATGACTAATGCTTTCGCAAGTGTGCAAAATGGCAAGGTTTATTATTAACCCCCATTATGATGGTGGTGAGGATGATGCTACTTCCACTGGGGGAAATCGTACGATCGCAGTGCAAAGTTCGGTGAGTGGTGTTGACGCGTCAGAGTGACGTGTGGAAagggaacgaaacgaaagaggGGGGACGTTGCAAGCTACACACCAAAAGTCATACGACCGACAAAGCAGCGCCCGTGGTGGCGGTGTATTTTCTTCAAAGAGTGACGTGGCGGGTAGGGTCGGCTAGCATTGGCGTCGTCTTGCCGGCGAAACAAAATCGATAAGTGTCAGCAGCTGTTCGGGAGGGAATAAACAGAGAAACGTCTAGGGCGAGACGATTATGTAAACAAGCCTTCAAGGCTGGCGATTGTCGGGTAAAGCTCATTGCGATCAAATCCAAATCGCAAACGCACATTTTAAAGAACCCAAGCATAATCTTCAAGCGAGCTGACATTTCGCGCGGAGAGAGCGAAGaaaccgagagagagagggaccgAGAGAGATGTGAAATCGCTCACGTCACAGGAGCATGTCGTAGTCGTCAGCAgagtgtaaatatttgatatctgtgttaaaacatatttttgtctTCCCCGGATCCAATCCAATCACAGGTTTCGTTTCACTCACACAACTTACTTTCTTCCCAATTGAAACGTTGATTTTGTTAAATCGCTTGGCTTAAAATCGGTTTGCGCTTTGATTTGCTATTTAATGCCCGGCTGGAATGACGCACCAGTAATACTACGTGTAGCACTTAATTAATAGTTCACTAGTTTATTTATTAGAGCACCGCACCACCGCCAACTactttgtttgttattttaaGCCGAGCAGGTTTGACCGCGGACTTAACAATAAAATCTACGGTCTGACCCTTAGAAATATATCGAAATATACGTCACAGtttcaaaatatactgaaaatATACTGAGTTAGTATATTCTTATGGAATTATTTctatcatattcctcgattttgatattcgttTTAATATTACTAAAGGGCAAATACATtagatatttttattattaaatcaaAACATTCTTTTTACTTTAAGCTGTGGCCTAATGTTCCTAAGGTTCattcggtatatttacggtacattttattttaagtccgcggtcacactatATATTGCCCGTTAGTGGCCACTTTTGTtgacttgtttttgtttaaaccttatttCATAATCAAAACAATAAAGATGTCAACTTAAATTTAATCAGTCTAGTAGgaaattgaattaataatTGGATTAAACTATGAGTTCAGAGCTGAGGGTCTTTATCTAGTTACTAATATTCAtccgaatatcaaaaacgtgGAATATGATGCAAGAgcaatacaaataattcgtcagtatattttcggtatattatgaaaatgagacggtatatttctgagggtcgacCGCATATTTCATCGTTTGATGCCATTCACACAAAAAATTGCGGGAACTTGTTGAGTGCGAAAGCGGAGCGCGACTTTACGAAATGCAAATATGATCACGACTCGCAGCCATGTTTGCATGCAAAACAAATACGATCGGGTGGTCCTGCTGGTGGATATGGACTGCTTCTTCTGCCAGGtggaggagaagcagcagcccgAATACCGCAACAGACCCCTGGCCGTAGTGCAATACAATAAATGGCGCGGAGGCGGCATCATCGCAGTCAACTATGCAGCGCGGGCCAAAGGAGTGACCCGGCACATGCGTGGCGACGAGGCCAAAGATCTGTGCCCCGACATCGTGCTCTGTCAAGTGCCGAACATCCGGGAAAAGGCGGATACGAGCAAATATCGCGATGCTGGCAAAGAAGTAGCTAATGTTCTGCAGCGCTTCACGCAGCTCCTGGAGCGTGCCTCTGTGGATGAGGCGTACCTGGACATCACGGATACTGTGAATCTCCGCATGAAGCAGTTGCAAATTGTAAGCAATTTCTAACAGGGGCAGCACTTCCATGTTCACTTCCACTTTTCACTTTCTCTGTAGGGCGCCTTTGCCTTGAAGCCGCAGGAGCTGGTTAACACCTTTGCCGTTGGCTATGCGAATATTGGGGACTATGTCAACAAGATAACGAATCTATTTGCCAATCCCTACATTAATGATGAACGTTTCCAACTTTCCTACGATCAGAACGATTTGCCCGCCGTTCGCCAGAGCGATATTCGTCTCCTTATCGGAGCGTCCATAGCTGGGGAGGTGCGTGCAGCAGTCAAGAAGGACACTGGCTATGATTGCTCTGCAGGAATAGCCCACAACAAGATCCTAGCCAAGCTGGCCGCCGGCTTGAACAAGCCCAACAAACAGACCATTCtaccgctggcggaaatcccTGGGCTGTTCGATTCGTTGCCAGTAGGAAAGATCAAGGGTCTGGGCGGAAAGTTTGGCGAGGTGGTGTGCGAGACTTTGGGCATCAAATTTCTAGGACAATTGGTTAAATACACCGAGGGAGAGCTTCAGCGAAAGTTTGATGAGAAGAATGGGTGAGTTTCGTTGCAGTAAATGTCACGAACGAATAAGTCTCATACATAATCTCATCACATTTCAGCACCTGGTTGTTCTACATGTCTCGCGGAATCGATCTCGAGGCGGTGACTCCTCGCTTCTACTCCAAGAGCATTGGCTGCTGCAAGAAGTTTCCCGGACGTAACAATATCACTGGCTTGAAATCTCTGCAGCATTGGCTGGGAGAGCTCTCCATCGAGATCAATGATAGGCTGGAGAAGGATTTCATCGAAAATAACCGGAAGGCCAAGCAGATGGTGGTCCAGTATGTCCAGGACATTGATGGAGAAGAGGTAACCAGCTCTCGGTCCACCTCAATTAATCACTACGATCAGGAAACGCTGGCAAAGCTTGCTCTAGACCTGATCAAATCCAATACGAAAACGTTCCTACGACCTGGAAGCGATGCGGCTCTAAACAATTCGGTCAAGTTTCTAGGAATCAGCGTGGGAAAGTTCGAGACCATTTCAACTGCTCAAAACAGCCTACAAAATATGTTCGCCAATCAGGCGGCGAAAAACAGGCGAATGAGTGGGGAGGAAGCTGTGCAGCAGCCGAAAGTCCATGCGGAAGTCAAGTCCAAGCAGACGGAAGACTCAAAAATGAAGAGTTTCTTCGCCAACTATCTGCAAGGAGCCAAAAAAGAGGAGAAGAAGACCGCTGACCCTGCTCCTGCGGAGGATACGCGTACAGTAGCAGAAGAAGCTCCGCCCAAAAAGAGTTTTTTTGAAGACTATAAGCAAAAACTTAAAGCCGTTTCAGAAACGGAAGCAGCTGCTGTAGGTTCTACGCAAACCTCCACACCGCCAGCATTGAAAGGCAGTTTTTTTGCCAACTACTTAAAGCAACAGAATGCGGCTAAGGAGCAGCACATCGAGTCGGCGGCCGAAGGTCAAGAGGATGAGGAACAGACTCAGAAACAGGAGGTCGAGGCGATAGCCGATAATGCCTCAGATATGCAGGGACTGGCCGAAGAACTAGATGCAATTGAGGCAAGCAATTCCAAGGATTTCGATGATGACACCCTCGAAGATGATACCCTCACATCAAGGGCCAACACAATCGTGCCCCCGAAGGAACCACCATCAACATTTCAGCCACTCACGGAAGAAGAACTCAAGCCATCCACATCCAAGCGTAAATTTGATCAGCTCAACAACAGCTCCTCAAGCAGCTACAAAGAAAGTTATGCCGAGTACGCCGTGCCCGAGATACGACCAGATCTCGTGCCCATGGTCAAGTGCGATCAGTGTGGAGCGAAAATTCCCGACGATGTCAAGGTCTTGCAGACGCATCGCGATCATCACTTTGCCCAGGAGTTGAGTCGCCAAATGAGGACCGAGCAGCGcgagaagagaaaaaaaagccCAAAGAATATATCCCCCAAGCCGACACCgcccaaaaagcaaaagaagtCTGCTGGATCAGCTAGCGGAGGCTCCTCGTCTTCCTCCACTGCTCCTGCCAATAGCATAGCCAAGTTCTTCAATACCAAGCCCCCCGCAGAGCCGCCTTCGAGCAACTTTCCCACTCAACAGTGCTCCGAGTGCAAGGCCTACATCAAGAGCGTCGATATGCCCGAGCATTTGGACTACCACATGGCCAAGAATCTCCAGCGTGAGCTCAACCAGCAGGATCTGCGTAGTCGAACGGCTGCCCGCAGCAAGGAGACCACCTCTCCGGGCGAGGccaagaagcagaagcaaaagcaaaagcagctgAATGCTACCATAGCCAACACCTCCGTCAGGGGCAACAAGCCAATTACCCAGTTTTTTACACAAACCAATTAATTGTTCAGTTTAAACCttaaaattatgaattatgaattcCAAATCAAATACGATATTAGCGTAAGATAGCGCCTAAGAATGGACCACGTGCAGCTTtagtttgtttcttttttttttttgttacacCAAGTATTATTTTCATATTGAGAATCTAGAGGACAATTTGAGCTatgaattttttgttatttgtatttttttttttttgttctagCCTTAGCGTTAGGTTTAAGAATAGAATCCAATGTTGACCATTAATATctgcaataaataaatcgaTTGAGTTTCTTTCCTGCAAATTTCTTGGCCTTGCAATGGTAGATTATACGagtagtacatatgtatgattATTCTTATGATTATACTATAgcacaatttaaaaaaaaacagtgtCTTTGTATTTGCAGGCTGCCCTAGTGTTTACGATAATGCTATGTTTACGGAACAGTTTGTTTCGGGTCCTGCTGGCTCTTCGAGGATTTCGTCTTCACGCCAATGGCATCCGCCTCCTGCACTGTGGTGGGCAGAATCACGTTCGTGGTTTCGGGGAAAAACAGGGTGAGGCATCCACTCACGATGGCTGCGCCCGCAAAGAGCATGGCTGGGGCACTGGCATAATACTTGGCCTACGAGTGAAAAGGGTAAGAGCTTAGTAATGATCTTATAACAACCGATGTGCATACTCACCAGAAGAGGCGTTTGAGGGGCCAGCATAGAGCCGAATCTGCCCATCATGGAACAGAAGCTGAGCAGACTGTTTCTCAGATTCGTTGGATAGATCTCCGAGGCGAAGAAGTAAAGCACCTGGAAACTGGCCGTGATGGTCAGCTTGCCGACCAGGAAGAGCACCAGCTGCAGCACGGGCTGATCTGCGCCGGCGAAGATGGTGCCGATGCAGCAGATGCCACTGAATATCATTAGCCCGCAGAGGGAGTAGCGCCTCCCAAAGCGGTCCATGATGAGTAGCGGCAGGAAGAACCCGGGAATCTCCACGAGCGCAATGTAGGCAAAATTGTTGTACTTATTGCCATCGAGCAGCACAACATTCAGACTCAGGCCGTAGTAGACCAGCACATGGACGATCCAGCAAAGGGAACAGTTGGCTATGCGCCACTTGAAGTTCTTGAAGGCCTCGCGAATGGGAAATCTGCTCTCCGCCGACTGCTCCAGCTTGTCCCGATTGGCCAGGATCAGCTTGTCCAGCAAGCTATCCGAAAGCTTCCGCTTGTTCACTTTGGCCGCCCGGCGCAGAATGCCCTTGGCCCGTTCCTCCTTGCTTTGGCTGAGCAGCCAACGGACGCTCTCCGGCAGGATCCAGAAGTAGGCCAGCAGAATCAGAGATGGCGTGTAGGTGATTCGCAGGAGAATACGCCAGTCTGGGTAGGCCTTGGCAAACATGGCCAGCGCCACCTCCCCCACGGCATAGAAGACCGTGATTACACTGCAGGCTAGCACCCGACGCTTGGGACCCACCAGCTCGATGCCAATCACGAAGCAGGTGGAATACAAAGTGCTGCTTGTCATGTTGTCCAGGAACTCAAAGACCAGGAACCAAATGTAGCTCGGCGAGAAGGAGCGAACGATGCCCAGCACGGCGCCCAAAATTCCGCCCAGGGCGATGGAAAAGCTGCGTCCATAGCTGGAAGAGAGACACGATCACTCAGAAGGGGAAGACCATTACTAGGGATATTCCATTCTCACCGATCTGCCACATAGCCTCCAATTGGAATGCCAAAGAACTGTCCCACGTTGTTGATGGTGCCGACCAGCGACAACTTCCATTCTTCATCGCAGTAAATGCCAAACTACAGAAAGATTCCATTCCAAAGTGTCAGTCTTAATCGTTACACTGAATTGTAGC
The sequence above is a segment of the Drosophila pseudoobscura strain MV-25-SWS-2005 chromosome X, UCI_Dpse_MV25, whole genome shotgun sequence genome. Coding sequences within it:
- the SLC22A gene encoding solute carrier family 22 member 3 isoform X1; its protein translation is MAASEAPPPAEATVEVQTTAPPKDPEEVTLDAILKHLGQFGRFQLIIFLLICLPMMFHAMFSVTYVFTASTVTHRCHIAECDSPESAYVEPWTEFSIPRNGKDLDQCNRYSNDQLPQWNQSAGEDICLAEHYSAHVESCPGNKFVFRDREELTISNDFGIYCDEEWKLSLVGTINNVGQFFGIPIGGYVADRYGRSFSIALGGILGAVLGIVRSFSPSYIWFLVFEFLDNMTSSTLYSTCFVIGIELVGPKRRVLACSVITVFYAVGEVALAMFAKAYPDWRILLRITYTPSLILLAYFWILPESVRWLLSQSKEERAKGILRRAAKVNKRKLSDSLLDKLILANRDKLEQSAESRFPIREAFKNFKWRIANCSLCWIVHVLVYYGLSLNVVLLDGNKYNNFAYIALVEIPGFFLPLLIMDRFGRRYSLCGLMIFSGICCIGTIFAGADQPVLQLVLFLVGKLTITASFQVLYFFASEIYPTNLRNSLLSFCSMMGRFGSMLAPQTPLLAKYYASAPAMLFAGAAIVSGCLTLFFPETTNVILPTTVQEADAIGVKTKSSKSQQDPKQTVP
- the SLC22A gene encoding solute carrier family 22 member 3 isoform X2; the encoded protein is MPRPCCGCHIAECDSPESAYVEPWTEFSIPRNGKDLDQCNRYSNDQLPQWNQSAGEDICLAEHYSAHVESCPGNKFVFRDREELTISNDFGIYCDEEWKLSLVGTINNVGQFFGIPIGGYVADRYGRSFSIALGGILGAVLGIVRSFSPSYIWFLVFEFLDNMTSSTLYSTCFVIGIELVGPKRRVLACSVITVFYAVGEVALAMFAKAYPDWRILLRITYTPSLILLAYFWILPESVRWLLSQSKEERAKGILRRAAKVNKRKLSDSLLDKLILANRDKLEQSAESRFPIREAFKNFKWRIANCSLCWIVHVLVYYGLSLNVVLLDGNKYNNFAYIALVEIPGFFLPLLIMDRFGRRYSLCGLMIFSGICCIGTIFAGADQPVLQLVLFLVGKLTITASFQVLYFFASEIYPTNLRNSLLSFCSMMGRFGSMLAPQTPLLAKYYASAPAMLFAGAAIVSGCLTLFFPETTNVILPTTVQEADAIGVKTKSSKSQQDPKQTVP
- the PolH gene encoding DNA polymerase eta, producing the protein MITTRSHVCMQNKYDRVVLLVDMDCFFCQVEEKQQPEYRNRPLAVVQYNKWRGGGIIAVNYAARAKGVTRHMRGDEAKDLCPDIVLCQVPNIREKADTSKYRDAGKEVANVLQRFTQLLERASVDEAYLDITDTVNLRMKQLQIGAFALKPQELVNTFAVGYANIGDYVNKITNLFANPYINDERFQLSYDQNDLPAVRQSDIRLLIGASIAGEVRAAVKKDTGYDCSAGIAHNKILAKLAAGLNKPNKQTILPLAEIPGLFDSLPVGKIKGLGGKFGEVVCETLGIKFLGQLVKYTEGELQRKFDEKNGTWLFYMSRGIDLEAVTPRFYSKSIGCCKKFPGRNNITGLKSLQHWLGELSIEINDRLEKDFIENNRKAKQMVVQYVQDIDGEEVTSSRSTSINHYDQETLAKLALDLIKSNTKTFLRPGSDAALNNSVKFLGISVGKFETISTAQNSLQNMFANQAAKNRRMSGEEAVQQPKVHAEVKSKQTEDSKMKSFFANYLQGAKKEEKKTADPAPAEDTRTVAEEAPPKKSFFEDYKQKLKAVSETEAAAVGSTQTSTPPALKGSFFANYLKQQNAAKEQHIESAAEGQEDEEQTQKQEVEAIADNASDMQGLAEELDAIEASNSKDFDDDTLEDDTLTSRANTIVPPKEPPSTFQPLTEEELKPSTSKRKFDQLNNSSSSSYKESYAEYAVPEIRPDLVPMVKCDQCGAKIPDDVKVLQTHRDHHFAQELSRQMRTEQREKRKKSPKNISPKPTPPKKQKKSAGSASGGSSSSSTAPANSIAKFFNTKPPAEPPSSNFPTQQCSECKAYIKSVDMPEHLDYHMAKNLQRELNQQDLRSRTAARSKETTSPGEAKKQKQKQKQLNATIANTSVRGNKPITQFFTQTN